Proteins from one Xenopus tropicalis strain Nigerian chromosome 1, UCB_Xtro_10.0, whole genome shotgun sequence genomic window:
- the hps5 gene encoding Hermansky-Pudlak syndrome 5 protein (The RefSeq protein has 2 substitutions compared to this genomic sequence) encodes MASAALVPDSHSHVLAEFDSLDPLLSALRLDSNRLKCTCLSVSRKWLALGSSGGGLNLIQRDGWKQRLILTHKEGAISRVSCCGHDEDYVAVATSQGIVVVWELNQERRGKPERIYVSTEHRGRKVTALCWDTTVLRVFVGDHLGKVTAIKLNSSKQGKVAPAFVMFPVQIITTVDSRVVQLDYLDGKLLISSRTRSYLCDTEREKFWKIGNKERDGEYGACFFPAGRNLAGQQPLIYCARPGSRMWEVNFEGEVQSTHQFKQLLSSPPLPIIHPRLDLQYDSTQRPPQSLAFAKLLYLSEHSVLTWTDRAIYIFIPQNVQVLLWSEVRDIQDISIYKNDLFCLHHDGKVSHFSLLPVERCVERLIKRNCWDVAARVCHLFQNIIVLSKGRKVLPMDKLEHLKAQLDIVTQQESIAQLEDLMSKLEPLDSACSSRRSSISSHESFNVLDCGIYRVISRRGSQSDEDCESLHSQTLSEDDRLRELSLQQEEEQGDLDSVSHASVTVDSDRNEILLPFNIQLPFRSTSPRVSLQAMKDSVTSFVRKTTEKIGTLHMNPDIRMRQEVKEDDRLLDVPANDLAQPEEEKNEVDSHHPSCEEVSLGELKLSTAAAISKIQDPEILFDPEAMVTILCKWLPYLEKAFGHQTDSSDQDSDGDVPATSSSCNNEEGEELAMTETEGRGQTDLTKTEHPVIFRVTAPFPIEEGVRRDLSHLAMLCLEFKVFTDGKDPLPSDLDSPVCCFIQSYFFLLDLKRLKRCIALQYTGCPTVWDTYVQGLQDLTSSTPVALTIASEDLVNVIKLLSDEEPWDSPLLLAHACRMYEKFGETAIRSLTRFYPSIVPLDVMQLCRGTQRHFLAYLDSLIKSKPADQRSSLLQSLVQPESLKMDWLLLAVSHDAPQTSNTLDSEGNPRPNSHLFTWGYGPLIDLLIKLPADYETKQKMSTVCKTFGYWLGYVSLCLELGRRIEALTNIVFLDDLSLIDEVKGVIPETIDEWKLILQLAKSHDSLHYHYHDHHEHQNGTANGSSVSNGHTDWPNFITVENVALLLVKVIGTERAWPYLQEWGATESFSERYTKVCDIMKVAEKRQRALIQSMLERCEQFLWSQQA; translated from the exons ATGGCCTCCGCCGCATTGGTACCAGATTCACACAGCCATGTACTGGCAGAATTTGACTCCCTTGATCCTTTGCTTTCGGCCCTCCGGTTGGATTCAAATCGTTTAAAG tGTACTTGCTTATCTGTGTCTCGAAAATGGCTGGCACTAGGAAGTTCTGGAGGGGGCCTAAACCTCATACAAAGAGATGGGTGGAAGCAGCGACTCATTCTCACTCACAAG GAAGGTGCAATTTCTCGTGTTTCTTGCTGCGGTCATGATGAAGATTATGTAGCTGTGGCAACCAG CCAGGGAATTGTGGTAGTCTGGGAACTAAACCAAGAGCGTCGTGGGAAACCAGAGAGGATCTATGTATCCACAGAACacaggggcaggaaggtgactgCCCTCTGCTGGGACACAACGGTACTACGTGTCTTTGTAGGGGATCATCTGGGCAAAGTGACCGCCATCAAACTGAACTCTTCAAAACAAGGAAAG GTGGCCCCTGCTTTTGTCATGTTCCCGGTTCAGATCATCACCACTGTTGACTCCCGTGTGGTACAACTGGACTATCTTGATGGCAAATTGCTTATATCCTCCCGAACACGTTCCTATTTATGTGATACAGAGAG GGAAAAATTTTGGAAAATAGGCAACAAGGAAAGGGATGGAGAATATGGAGCCTGCTTTTTCCCAGCTGGGAGGAACTTGGCTGGCCAGCAGCCATTAATTTACTGCGCTCGACCTGGATCCCGGATGTGGGAAGTGAACTTTGAAGGAGAGGTGCAAAGTACCCATCAGTTCAAGCAACTCCTGTCCTCTCCACCTCTTCCCATTATTCACCCAAG ATTAGACCTTCAGTATGATTCCACCCAGAGACCCCCGCAGTCTTTAGCATTTGCCAAACTCTTGTACTTAAG TGAACACAGCGTCCTGACATGGACGGACCGAGCGATTTACATCTTTATCCCTCAGAATGTGCAGGTTCTACTGTGGAGTGAAGTGAGAG ACATCCAAGACATATCCATCTATAAGAATGATCTGTTCTGCCTGCACCATGATGGCAAGGTCTCCCACTTCTCCTTGCTGCCAGTGGAGCGATGTGTTGAACGTTTGATCAAAAGAAATTGCTGGGATGTGGCTGCCAGGGTGTGCCATCTGTTCCAGAACATCATTGTTTTGAGTAAG GGAAGAAAAGTCTTACCCATGGACAAATTAGAACACTTGAAGGCCCAGCTGGACATTGTAACACAGCAAGAATCCATTGCCCAGCTGGAAGATTTGATGTCCAAGCTTGAGCCTCTGGATTCGGCCTgcagcagcagaagaagcagTATTTCCTCCCAT GAAAGTTTCAATGTGTTAGACTGCGGAATTTATCGGGTTATCAGCCGCAGAGGCAGCCAGTCTGATGAAGATTGCGAGTCCTTACACAGCCAAACACTGTCTGAGGATGATCGGTTACGGGAACTTTCATTACAACAAGAGGAAGAGCAAGGAGATCTTG ACAGTGTATCTCATGCCTCCGTGACAGTTGACAGTGATCGAAATGAGATTTTGCTTCCATTTAACATCCAGTTGCCATTCCGTTCTACATCTCCACGTGTGTCGCTGCAGGCAATGAAAGACAG TGTTACCAGCTTTGTGAGGAAAACCACTGAGAAAATTGGAACCCTTCACATGAATCCTGATATCAGAATGCGGCAGGAGGTGAAAGAAGATGACCGATTGCTTGATGTGCCTGCCAATGACCTGGCCCAACCAGAGGAGGAAAAGAATGA GGTAGACTCCCACCATCCATCTTGTGAGGAAGTCAGCCTGGGAGAGTTAAAACTGTCAACAGCCGCAGCTAT atCAAAAATCCAAGATCCTGAGATATTGTTTGACCCCGAGGCTATGGTAACAATTTTATGCAAGTGGCTCCCATACCTGGAAAAAGCTTTTGGTCATCAGACTGATTCCTCCGACCAAGATTCAGATGGTGATGTGCCAGCTACAAGCTCATCCTGTAATAATGAGGAGGGCGAAGAATTGGCGATGACAGAGACTGAGGGAAGAGGGCAGACTGACTTGACTAAAACGGAGCACCCTGTTATTTTTCGGGTGACGGCCCCATTTCCCATAGAGGAGGGTGTTCGTCGGGACTTGTCCCACCTGGCCATGCTCTGTTTGGAATTCAAAGTTTTCACAGATGGAAAGGATCCATTGCCCTCAGATTTAGATTCTCCTGTCTGTTGCTTTATACAGAGTTACTTTTTCCTTTTAGATCTTAAGAGACTGAAACGTTGTATAGCCCTCCAATACACTGGCTGCCCAACAGTCTGGGATACCTATGTGCAAGGGCTGCAAG ACCTGACAAGTTCTACACCAGTAGCTTTAACGATAGCCAGTGAGGATCTGGTGAATGTTATCAAGTTATTAAGTGACGAAGAGCCGTGGGATAGCCCTTTGCTGCTTGCTCATGCCTGCAG GAtgtatgaaaagtttggggaaaCTGCCATCCGGTCTTTGACAAGATTCTATCCTTCCATTGTGCCCTTGGATGTCATGCAGCTCTGCCGAGGAACTCAAAGGCACTTCCTTGCTTATCTGGACAGCCTGATTAAATCAAAGCCAGCCGATCAACG GTCCTCTCTGCTACAGTCTCTTGTGCAGCCAGAATCTCTGAAAATGGACTGGCTTTTGCTGGCTGTTTCCCATGATGCTCCACAAACCAGCAACACCTTGGACTCAGAAGGGAATCCCAG GCCAAATTCCCACCTTTTCACCTGGGGTTATGGACCTTTAATTGATCTTCTAATAAAACTGCCTGCAGATtatgaaacaaaacagaagatgTCAACAGTGTGCAAAACATTTGG ATACTGGCTGGGATATGTGTCTTTGTGTTTGGAGCTGGGCAGAAGGATAGAAGCCCTGACAAACATTGTGTTCCTTGATGATCTGAGTCTTATTGATGAAGTCAAAG GTGTCATACCAGAGACCATAGATGAATGGAAATTAATTCTTCAGCTAGCAAAAAGTCATGACTCTCTTCATTATCATTATCATGATCACCACGAGCATCAAAATGGCACAGCAAATGGAAGTTCTGTCAGTAACGGCCGCACTGACTGGCCAAACTGCATCACAGTGGAGAATGTAGCCCTCCTTCTGGTGAAGGTGATTGGCACAGAGCGTGCTTGGCCTTATCTGCAGGAATGGGGGGCGACGGAGAGCTTCTCTGAGAGATATACCAAGGTCTGTGATATCATGAAAGTGGCTGAGAAAAGACAGAG AGCGCTGATCCAGTCTATGTTGGAGAGATGTGAGCAGTTCCTGTGGTCGCAGCAAGCATGA
- the hps5 gene encoding Hermansky-Pudlak syndrome 5 protein isoform X1, protein MASAALVPDSHSHVLAEFDSLDPLLSALRLDSNRLKCTCLSVSRKWLALGSSGGGLNLIQRDGWKQRLILTHKEGAISRVSCCGHDEDYVAVATSQGIVVVWELNQERRGKPERIYVSTEHRGRKVTALCWDTTVLRVFVGDHLGKVTAIKLNSSKQGKVAPAFVMFPVQIITTVDSRVVQLDYLDGKLLISSRTRSYLCDTEREKFWKIGNKERDGEYGACFFPAGRNLAGQQPLIYCARPGSRMWEVNFEGEVQSTHQFKQLLSSPPLPIIHPRLDLQYDSTQRPPQSLAFAKLLYLSEHSVLTWTDRAIYIFIPQNVQVLLWSEVRDIQDISIYKNDLFCLHHDGKVSHFSLLPVERCVERLIKRNCWDVAARVCHLFQNIIVLSKGRKVLPMDKLEHLKAQLDIVTQQESIAQLEDLMSKLEPLDSACSSRRSSISSHESFNVLDCGIYRVISRRGSQSDEDCESLHSQTLSEDDRLRELSLQQEEEQGDLDSVSHASVTVDSDRNEILLPFNIQLPFRSTSPRVSLQAMKDSVTSFVRKTTEKIGTLHMNPDIRMRQEVKEDDRLLDVPANDLAQPEEEKNEVDSHHPSCEEVSLGELKLSTAAAISKIQDPEILFDPEAMVTILCKWLPYLEKAFGHQTDSSDQDSDGDVPATSSSCNNEEGEELAMTETEGRGQTDLTKTEHPVIFRVTAPFPIEEGVRRDLSHLAMLCLEFKVFTDGKDPLPSDLDSPVCCFIQSYFFLLDLKRLKRCIALQYTGCPTVWDTYVQGLQDLTSSTPVALTIASEDLVNVIKLLSDEEPWDSPLLLAHACRMYEKFGETAIRSLTRFYPSIVPLDVMQLCRGTQRHFLAYLDSLIKSKPADQRSSLLQSLVQPESLKMDWLLLAVSHDAPQTSNTLDSEGNPRPNSHLFTWGYGPLIDLLIKLPADYETKQKMSTVCKTFGYWLGYVSLCLELGRRIEALTNIVFLDDLSLIDEVKGVIPETIDEWKLILQLAKSHDSLHYHYHDHHEHQNGTANGSSVSNGRTDWPNCITVENVALLLVKVIGTERAWPYLQEWGATESFSERYTKVCDIMKVAEKRQRALIQSMLERCEQFLWSQQA, encoded by the exons ATGGCCTCCGCCGCATTGGTACCAGATTCACACAGCCATGTACTGGCAGAATTTGACTCCCTTGATCCTTTGCTTTCGGCCCTCCGGTTGGATTCAAATCGTTTAAAG tGTACTTGCTTATCTGTGTCTCGAAAATGGCTGGCACTAGGAAGTTCTGGAGGGGGCCTAAACCTCATACAAAGAGATGGGTGGAAGCAGCGACTCATTCTCACTCACAAG GAAGGTGCAATTTCTCGTGTTTCTTGCTGCGGTCATGATGAAGATTATGTAGCTGTGGCAACCAG CCAGGGAATTGTGGTAGTCTGGGAACTAAACCAAGAGCGTCGTGGGAAACCAGAGAGGATCTATGTATCCACAGAACacaggggcaggaaggtgactgCCCTCTGCTGGGACACAACGGTACTACGTGTCTTTGTAGGGGATCATCTGGGCAAAGTGACCGCCATCAAACTGAACTCTTCAAAACAAGGAAAG GTGGCCCCTGCTTTTGTCATGTTCCCGGTTCAGATCATCACCACTGTTGACTCCCGTGTGGTACAACTGGACTATCTTGATGGCAAATTGCTTATATCCTCCCGAACACGTTCCTATTTATGTGATACAGAGAG GGAAAAATTTTGGAAAATAGGCAACAAGGAAAGGGATGGAGAATATGGAGCCTGCTTTTTCCCAGCTGGGAGGAACTTGGCTGGCCAGCAGCCATTAATTTACTGCGCTCGACCTGGATCCCGGATGTGGGAAGTGAACTTTGAAGGAGAGGTGCAAAGTACCCATCAGTTCAAGCAACTCCTGTCCTCTCCACCTCTTCCCATTATTCACCCAAG ATTAGACCTTCAGTATGATTCCACCCAGAGACCCCCGCAGTCTTTAGCATTTGCCAAACTCTTGTACTTAAG TGAACACAGCGTCCTGACATGGACGGACCGAGCGATTTACATCTTTATCCCTCAGAATGTGCAGGTTCTACTGTGGAGTGAAGTGAGAG ACATCCAAGACATATCCATCTATAAGAATGATCTGTTCTGCCTGCACCATGATGGCAAGGTCTCCCACTTCTCCTTGCTGCCAGTGGAGCGATGTGTTGAACGTTTGATCAAAAGAAATTGCTGGGATGTGGCTGCCAGGGTGTGCCATCTGTTCCAGAACATCATTGTTTTGAGTAAG GGAAGAAAAGTCTTACCCATGGACAAATTAGAACACTTGAAGGCCCAGCTGGACATTGTAACACAGCAAGAATCCATTGCCCAGCTGGAAGATTTGATGTCCAAGCTTGAGCCTCTGGATTCGGCCTgcagcagcagaagaagcagTATTTCCTCCCAT GAAAGTTTCAATGTGTTAGACTGCGGAATTTATCGGGTTATCAGCCGCAGAGGCAGCCAGTCTGATGAAGATTGCGAGTCCTTACACAGCCAAACACTGTCTGAGGATGATCGGTTACGGGAACTTTCATTACAACAAGAGGAAGAGCAAGGAGATCTTG ACAGTGTATCTCATGCCTCCGTGACAGTTGACAGTGATCGAAATGAGATTTTGCTTCCATTTAACATCCAGTTGCCATTCCGTTCTACATCTCCACGTGTGTCGCTGCAGGCAATGAAAGACAG TGTTACCAGCTTTGTGAGGAAAACCACTGAGAAAATTGGAACCCTTCACATGAATCCTGATATCAGAATGCGGCAGGAGGTGAAAGAAGATGACCGATTGCTTGATGTGCCTGCCAATGACCTGGCCCAACCAGAGGAGGAAAAGAATGA GGTAGACTCCCACCATCCATCTTGTGAGGAAGTCAGCCTGGGAGAGTTAAAACTGTCAACAGCCGCAGCTAT atCAAAAATCCAAGATCCTGAGATATTGTTTGACCCCGAGGCTATGGTAACAATTTTATGCAAGTGGCTCCCATACCTGGAAAAAGCTTTTGGTCATCAGACTGATTCCTCCGACCAAGATTCAGATGGTGATGTGCCAGCTACAAGCTCATCCTGTAATAATGAGGAGGGCGAAGAATTGGCGATGACAGAGACTGAGGGAAGAGGGCAGACTGACTTGACTAAAACGGAGCACCCTGTTATTTTTCGGGTGACGGCCCCATTTCCCATAGAGGAGGGTGTTCGTCGGGACTTGTCCCACCTGGCCATGCTCTGTTTGGAATTCAAAGTTTTCACAGATGGAAAGGATCCATTGCCCTCAGATTTAGATTCTCCTGTCTGTTGCTTTATACAGAGTTACTTTTTCCTTTTAGATCTTAAGAGACTGAAACGTTGTATAGCCCTCCAATACACTGGCTGCCCAACAGTCTGGGATACCTATGTGCAAGGGCTGCAAG ACCTGACAAGTTCTACACCAGTAGCTTTAACGATAGCCAGTGAGGATCTGGTGAATGTTATCAAGTTATTAAGTGACGAAGAGCCGTGGGATAGCCCTTTGCTGCTTGCTCATGCCTGCAG GAtgtatgaaaagtttggggaaaCTGCCATCCGGTCTTTGACAAGATTCTATCCTTCCATTGTGCCCTTGGATGTCATGCAGCTCTGCCGAGGAACTCAAAGGCACTTCCTTGCTTATCTGGACAGCCTGATTAAATCAAAGCCAGCCGATCAACG GTCCTCTCTGCTACAGTCTCTTGTGCAGCCAGAATCTCTGAAAATGGACTGGCTTTTGCTGGCTGTTTCCCATGATGCTCCACAAACCAGCAACACCTTGGACTCAGAAGGGAATCCCAG GCCAAATTCCCACCTTTTCACCTGGGGTTATGGACCTTTAATTGATCTTCTAATAAAACTGCCTGCAGATtatgaaacaaaacagaagatgTCAACAGTGTGCAAAACATTTGG ATACTGGCTGGGATATGTGTCTTTGTGTTTGGAGCTGGGCAGAAGGATAGAAGCCCTGACAAACATTGTGTTCCTTGATGATCTGAGTCTTATTGATGAAGTCAAAG GTGTCATACCAGAGACCATAGATGAATGGAAATTAATTCTTCAGCTAGCAAAAAGTCATGACTCTCTTCATTATCATTATCATGATCACCACGAGCATCAAAATGGCACAGCAAATGGAAGTTCTGTCAGTAACGGCCGCACTGACTGGCCAAACTGCATCACAGTGGAGAATGTAGCCCTCCTTCTGGTGAAGGTGATTGGCACAGAGCGTGCTTGGCCTTATCTGCAGGAATGGGGGGCGACGGAGAGCTTCTCTGAGAGATATACCAAGGTCTGTGATATCATGAAAGTGGCTGAGAAAAGACAGAG AGCGCTGATCCAGTCTATGTTGGAGAGATGTGAGCAGTTCCTGTGGTCGCAGCAAGCATGA